One part of the Streptomyces sp. NBC_00286 genome encodes these proteins:
- the mtrB gene encoding MtrAB system histidine kinase MtrB, producing the protein MSRDSAASAPGQPGSRSRPVGRRTASSFWARFSEGWLLQGGVQGSPVLRLFMRWVRRPLLPVMRLWRRNIQLKVVVTTLLMSLGVVLLLGFVVIGQVRNGLLDAKVKASESQATGGFGVAKQRADAAASAGGDDGSSTDERPVQNISAWLSDLVQSLASGGQGAFAVVTLSSSSTVGGADSGGRGPRSSGDVDPATSVPEDLRRRIDENMFPAQSYTRIVYKTGQDSQPGLVIGKQVNDPNGEPYQLYYLFPLTQEEKSLSLVKGTLATAGLFVVVLLGAIAWLVVRQVVTPVRMAAGIAERLSAGRLQERMKVTGEDDIARLGEAFNKMTQNLQLKIQQLEDLSRMQRRFVSDVSHELRTPLTTVRMAADVIHDARVDFDPVTARSAELLADQLDRFETLLADLLEISRFDAGAAALEAEPIDLREVVRRVVSGAEPLAERKGTQIKVVGDHQPVVAEADARRVERVLRNLVVNAVEHGEGRDVVVRLAAAGGAVAVAVRDYGVGLKPGEATRVFSRFWRADPARARTTGGTGLGLSIALEDARLHGGWLQAWGEPGGGSQFRLTLPRTADEPLRGSPIPLEPKDSRRNRGLNEAGLPLSGTQKLATVPAQSQGERGVPPMPPRAPVAPRLAGAVDPAALPGNGARVVPRPAAEARAVTAPVESGEREEPGHAPSEEGAGTGEGPDQLKQGEGSRGR; encoded by the coding sequence ATGTCCCGGGACAGTGCCGCTTCGGCGCCCGGTCAGCCGGGAAGCCGCTCGCGGCCTGTCGGCCGGCGGACCGCGAGCTCCTTCTGGGCTCGGTTCAGCGAGGGCTGGCTGTTGCAGGGCGGAGTCCAGGGCAGCCCGGTCCTCCGGCTCTTCATGCGCTGGGTGCGGCGTCCGCTGCTGCCGGTCATGCGGCTGTGGCGGCGCAACATCCAGCTCAAGGTCGTCGTCACGACGCTGCTGATGTCGCTGGGTGTGGTCCTGCTGTTGGGCTTCGTCGTCATCGGGCAGGTGCGCAACGGCCTGCTGGACGCCAAGGTGAAGGCCTCGGAGAGCCAGGCCACCGGTGGGTTCGGCGTGGCCAAGCAGCGGGCGGACGCGGCGGCGAGCGCCGGGGGCGACGACGGTTCGAGCACGGACGAGCGGCCCGTCCAGAACATCAGCGCGTGGCTGAGCGACCTCGTGCAGTCCCTCGCCAGCGGCGGCCAGGGCGCCTTCGCCGTGGTCACGCTCAGCTCCTCCAGCACGGTCGGCGGCGCGGACAGCGGTGGGCGCGGCCCGCGTTCGTCGGGCGACGTCGATCCGGCGACGAGCGTGCCGGAGGATCTGCGCCGCCGCATCGACGAGAACATGTTCCCGGCCCAGAGTTATACGCGCATCGTCTACAAGACAGGCCAGGACTCCCAGCCGGGGCTGGTCATCGGCAAGCAGGTGAACGACCCGAACGGCGAGCCGTACCAGCTGTACTACCTCTTCCCGCTCACGCAGGAGGAGAAGTCGCTCAGCCTGGTCAAGGGGACGCTCGCGACGGCCGGACTGTTCGTCGTGGTGCTGCTCGGCGCGATCGCCTGGCTCGTGGTGCGGCAGGTCGTCACGCCCGTACGGATGGCCGCGGGGATCGCCGAGCGGCTGTCCGCCGGGCGCCTTCAGGAACGTATGAAGGTCACCGGAGAGGACGACATCGCGCGGCTCGGTGAGGCCTTCAACAAGATGACGCAGAACCTTCAGTTGAAGATCCAGCAGCTGGAGGACCTGTCGCGGATGCAGCGGCGGTTCGTGTCCGATGTGTCTCATGAGCTGCGGACGCCGCTGACGACCGTACGGATGGCCGCTGACGTCATCCATGACGCGCGCGTGGACTTCGATCCGGTGACCGCGCGGTCGGCCGAACTGCTCGCGGACCAGCTGGACCGGTTCGAGACGCTGCTCGCGGATCTGCTGGAGATCAGCCGGTTCGACGCGGGCGCGGCGGCCCTGGAGGCCGAGCCGATAGACCTGCGCGAGGTCGTACGCCGGGTTGTCAGCGGGGCCGAGCCGCTCGCCGAGCGCAAGGGCACGCAGATCAAGGTCGTCGGCGATCACCAGCCGGTGGTCGCCGAGGCCGACGCGCGGCGGGTGGAGCGGGTGCTGCGGAACCTCGTCGTCAACGCCGTGGAGCACGGCGAGGGCAGGGACGTAGTGGTCAGGCTCGCGGCGGCGGGCGGCGCGGTCGCGGTCGCGGTGCGCGACTACGGAGTGGGGCTCAAGCCCGGCGAGGCGACCCGCGTGTTCAGCCGCTTCTGGCGGGCCGACCCGGCACGCGCGCGTACCACCGGTGGTACGGGTCTGGGACTGTCCATCGCCCTGGAGGACGCGCGGCTGCACGGCGGCTGGCTGCAGGCGTGGGGCGAGCCTGGCGGCGGCTCGCAGTTCCGGCTGACGCTGCCGCGGACCGCGGACGAGCCGCTTCGGGGCTCGCCGATACCCCTGGAGCCCAAGGACTCGCGGCGCAATCGCGGGCTGAACGAAGCGGGGCTGCCCCTGAGCGGCACGCAGAAACTCGCCACGGTGCCGGCGCAGTCGCAAGGGGAGCGCGGGGTACCGCCGATGCCGCCGCGGGCGCCAGTGGCCCCGAGGCTGGCGGGCGCGGTGGATCCGGCGGCGCTGCCCGGCAACGGCGCGCGCGTGGTGCCGCGGCCCGCGGCGGAGGCGCGTGCGGTGACCGCGCCCGTGGAGTCCGGGGAGCGCGAAGAGCCCGGCCACGCGCCGTCCGAGGAGGGCGCGGGAACCGGCGAGGGACCGGATCAGTTGAAGCAAGGGGAGGGATCACGTGGGCGCTGA
- a CDS encoding LpqB family beta-propeller domain-containing protein, with protein MGADGDRGGRRRPMRVVAYVGCGAVLLAGCASMPDSGDLRDVKASQRPDAPVRVFAMPPRENAQPLEIVQGFLEALTSDEPEFDTARKYLTEEASKNWQPERSTTVLADGPTALAERSGSREATGDYAYALTGDKVAEVDQQFAYEPAEGPYKETLHLTEQKVSDGSKQWRIDVPPQGVVLGNSDFQRRYVSVNKYYFASNSPTGDRLGTVADPVYVRQQVDPVTQMVKALLNGPTSWLKPVVRSRFPTGTALKKGVKTLAPDDQNRLRVPLNKRAEGVGQTQCAEMAAQLIFTLRDLTPTGIDEVELQRPDGSQLCEIDEPDAEIIASHGTGQPVHYEYFIDGEKRLVRIPADEEQEAEPVPGALGTGDTALRTAAVSRNEESAAGVSLDGRSLYVGSLASGASLGDPVLRSKAKAEDDGLTTPSWDVGGDLWVADRDPKNSRLLLFEEGRGVPLEVRTPGIEGRIEAVRVAADGVRIALIVEEDGKTSLLMGRIERQSGPDGRPVVTIHDPRSVTPRLEEVTAMSWAGDSRLVVVGQEEGGVQQIRYVQVDGSTPVGAPPSALTGVEEIAASEDERLPLVAHSEDGIVRLSSGAQWQKVVKTGTAPVYPG; from the coding sequence GTGGGCGCTGACGGCGATCGCGGCGGCCGGCGGCGTCCGATGCGGGTAGTGGCGTACGTCGGCTGTGGAGCCGTACTGCTGGCCGGGTGCGCCTCGATGCCGGACAGCGGGGATCTGCGCGACGTCAAGGCCTCGCAGCGGCCGGACGCGCCGGTCCGAGTCTTCGCGATGCCGCCGCGGGAGAACGCCCAGCCCCTCGAGATCGTGCAGGGCTTCCTGGAGGCACTGACCAGCGATGAGCCGGAGTTCGACACGGCGCGCAAGTACCTCACCGAGGAGGCCTCGAAGAACTGGCAGCCCGAGCGCTCGACGACGGTGCTCGCGGACGGGCCGACGGCGCTGGCCGAGCGCAGCGGCAGCAGGGAGGCCACTGGCGACTACGCGTACGCGCTGACCGGCGACAAGGTCGCCGAGGTGGACCAGCAGTTCGCGTACGAGCCCGCCGAGGGCCCGTACAAGGAGACGCTGCATCTCACGGAGCAGAAGGTGTCGGACGGCAGCAAGCAGTGGCGCATCGACGTGCCGCCGCAGGGCGTGGTGCTCGGCAACTCCGACTTCCAGCGCCGCTATGTCTCCGTCAATAAGTACTACTTCGCGTCGAACTCGCCGACCGGCGACCGGCTCGGAACCGTGGCCGATCCGGTCTATGTGCGCCAGCAGGTCGACCCCGTGACACAGATGGTCAAGGCACTGCTGAACGGGCCCACGAGCTGGCTCAAGCCTGTGGTCAGGTCTCGCTTCCCCACGGGAACGGCACTGAAGAAGGGCGTCAAGACGCTGGCGCCGGACGATCAGAACCGGCTGAGGGTGCCGCTGAACAAGAGGGCCGAGGGCGTCGGGCAGACCCAGTGCGCCGAGATGGCGGCCCAGCTCATCTTCACCCTGAGGGACCTGACGCCCACGGGCATTGACGAGGTCGAACTGCAGCGCCCCGACGGCTCACAGCTGTGCGAGATCGATGAGCCCGACGCCGAGATCATCGCATCGCACGGCACCGGGCAGCCTGTCCACTACGAGTACTTCATCGACGGTGAGAAGCGGCTCGTACGGATACCCGCCGACGAAGAGCAAGAGGCCGAGCCGGTGCCCGGAGCGCTCGGCACCGGCGACACGGCACTGCGGACGGCCGCGGTCTCGCGGAACGAGGAGAGCGCGGCCGGGGTCTCGCTGGACGGGCGTTCGCTGTACGTGGGGTCGCTCGCGTCCGGCGCTTCGCTCGGGGATCCCGTGCTGAGGAGCAAGGCCAAGGCGGAGGACGACGGGCTGACGACGCCCAGCTGGGATGTGGGCGGCGACCTGTGGGTGGCCGACCGCGACCCGAAGAACTCCCGGCTGCTCCTGTTCGAGGAGGGCCGCGGTGTGCCGCTGGAGGTCAGGACGCCTGGGATCGAGGGGCGGATCGAGGCGGTGCGGGTGGCCGCGGATGGTGTGCGGATCGCGTTGATCGTCGAGGAGGACGGCAAGACCTCGCTGCTCATGGGGCGGATCGAGCGCCAGAGCGGACCGGATGGGCGGCCTGTCGTCACGATCCACGACCCGCGTTCGGTCACACCGCGGCTGGAGGAGGTCACGGCCATGTCCTGGGCCGGGGACAGCCGCCTGGTCGTGGTGGGCCAGGAGGAGGGCGGCGTGCAGCAGATCCGGTACGTCCAGGTCGACGGCTCCACCCCGGTCGGGGCGCCGCCTTCCGCGCTCACCGGCGTGGAGGAGATCGCCGCCTCCGAGGACGAGCGGCTGCCGCTGGTGGCGCACTCGGAGGACGGGATTGTGCGGCTTTCGTCCGGTGCGCAGTGGCAGAAGGTGGTCAAGACGGGGACGGCGCCGGTCTATCCGGGATAG